A single Kryptolebias marmoratus isolate JLee-2015 linkage group LG16, ASM164957v2, whole genome shotgun sequence DNA region contains:
- the LOC108234227 gene encoding frizzled-6, producing the protein MLMPKPLWVCVALLWVRSCGSHSLFTCEPIRISRCAGMPYNMTFFPNMMEHYDQDIAASKMEPFMPLANLHCSPDVHHFLCQAFVPACTEENRVIRPCREKCEAVLSDCEEYIRTFGVTWPPELQCDKLDPCDSDGSVISSTTPLTSSSPKRDLGFWCPLQLKTKPGHGSLFLGAQDCAPPCSSMYFKPHDIEFAKSFIGVCSIICLGATLFTFLTFLIDVKRFRYPERPIIFYAVCYSFVSLIYFIGFLLGNHAACTKASHPAGVDTVVLGSHSKGCTLLFMLLYFFSMAGIVWWVILTITWFLAAGPKWSCEAIEKKAVWFHTAAWGIPGALTVMLLALNKVEGDNISGVCFVGLYDLDALRYFVLAPLCGGILVGLFLILAGIVSLNHVRQVIQHDERNQEKLKKFMIRIGVFSCLYLVPLVTLLACYTYEQSHRSTWENTWIHDRCQEYSIPCSYKAAELHRPDLSLFLVKYLMTLVAGISAVFWVSSKKTCSEWAYFFNRTHKKDPISESRRVLQESCEFFLKHNSRVQHKKKHYKSSSHKLKVISKSMGTSTGVAPAGAGAVTSQGTSAAGNTQGSLSDASAREQLDRGASSRSSRRGEREREREVGERRSKGGSSSKVSSQSESRAPDGKLSPMSELSEARQVTVSQQQQQHPALSLSHTSVIQDSALQAVHPASEESKEPKDI; encoded by the exons CCCTTTATGCCCCTGGCAAACCTGCACTGTTCTCCGGACGTCCACCACTTCCTGTGCCAAGCCTTTGTTCCAGCATGCACCGAGGAGAACAGGGTGATCCGCCCGTGCAGGGAAAAATGCGAGGCCGTTCTGTCTGACTGCGAGGAGTACATTCGCACGTTCGGTGTCACCTGGCCTCCTGAGCTGCAGTGTGACAA ATTGGACCCGTGTGATTCAGATGGTTCTGTGATCTCTTCAACCACCCCACTGACCTCGTCATCACCTAAGAGAGACCTTGGTTTCTGGTGCCCACTGCAGCTGAAGACCAAGCCGGGTCACGGCTCGTTGTTCCTGGGTGCCCAGGACTGCGCTCCCCCCTGCTCCAGCATGTACTTCAAGCCCCACGACATTGAATTCGCCAAGAGCTTCATCGGCGTGTGCTCCATCATCTGCCTGGGCGCCACGCTCTTCACCTTTCTCACTTTCCTCATCGACGTCAAGCGCTTCCGGTACCCGGAGCGCCCGATAATCTTCTACGCCGTCTGCTACAGCTTCGTCTCGCTCATATACTTCATTGGTTTCCTGCTGGGGAACCACGCCGCCTGCACCAAAGCCTCTCACCCCGCAGGCGTGGACACCGTGGTGCTGGGCTCTCACAGCAAAGGCTGCACTCTGCTTTTTATGCTCCTCTACTTCTTCTCCATGGCGGGTATCGTCTGGTGGGTCATACTCACCATCACCTGGTTTCTGGCAGCTGGACCCAAGTGGAGCTGTGAGGCCATTGAGAAAAAAGCG gtGTGGTTCCACACTGCTGCCTGGGGAATCCCCGGCGCGTTAACGGTCATGCTGCTGGCCCTGAACAAGGTCGAAGGGGACAACATCAGCGGCGTTTGCTTCGTGGGGCTCTACGACCTGGACGCGCTGCGGTACTTCGTCCTGGCTCCGCTGTGCGGGGGCATCCTGGTCGGCCTCTTCCTCATCTTGGCGGGTATCGTTTCGCTCAACCACGTCCGGCAGGTGATCCAGCACGACGAGCGCAAccaggagaagctgaagaagttCATGATCCGCATTGGGGTGTTCAGCTGCCTCTACCTGGTCCCGCTGGTCACCCTGTTAGCCTGCTACACGTATGAACAAAGTCACCGCAGCACCTGGGAGAACACGTGGATCCACGACCGCTGTCAGGAGTATAGCATCCCCTGCTCCTACAAG GCTGCAGAGCTCCACCGTCCTGACCTCTCTCTGTTTCTCGTAAAATACCTGATGACTCTGGTGGCTGGAATATCTGCAGTGTTCTGGGTCAGCAGCAAAAAGACCTGTTCTGAGTGGGCCTACTTCTTCAACAGGACCCACAAAAAAGA TCCCATCAGCGAGAGCCGCCGAGTGCTCCAGGAGTCCTGCGAGTTCTTCCTGAAGCACAACAGCCGCGTCCAGCACAAGAAGAAGCACTACAAGTCCAGCTCCCACAAGCTCAAAGTCATCTCTAAGTCCATGGGTACGAGCACCGGCGTTGCTCCGGCCGGCGCCGGCGCCGTCACCAGTCAGGGCACGTCTGCTGCAGGCAACACCCAAGGCTCGCTGTCTGACGCCTCGGCCCGGGAGCAGCTGGACCGAGGCGCCTCCAGCCGAAGCTCCAGGAGGGGGGAGAGGGAACGGGAGAGGGAGGTGGGCGAGAGACGCAGCAAAGGGGGGAGCTCCAGCAAAGTCAGCAGCCAATCGGAGAGCAGAGCTCCAGATGGGAA atTGAGTCCGATGAGCGAGCTGTCAGAGGCCAGACAGGTCACCGtctcacagcagcagcagcagcatccagcTTTAAGCCTCTCACACACCAGCGTCATCCAGGACTCCGCCCTCCAGGCGGTGCACCCGGCGTCTGAGGAGAGCAAGGAGCCAAAGGACATCTGA